CAGCAGATGATATGTcagagagtaattgtaaatcatataATGTCacagaatttatttatttatgtttatgtatagGGACAAGTACGTAGCATAGACCAatgccacacaccacagcatttatagccCAAGCTTATTTGCCATGCACGTAATAGTATTCACGTGCAATTATACTCCGTAACACAGCATTTATTCTGCCACACAGAATCATTTTCCATtaattgcatttcattttgcaacacagtaatctAGTAGAGACCTAATTTATTGATAtattatttcaatttcaatccAGCTTACTACAATGTGCTATGACAAGCTAAATGCTATATGCTAAGACAAGTGACTCATGCCAGCCACCAAGCTAATGCgtacagtaacgttacaacaacgTTGTAGTTgtagcaacattttatttagtattGTTTTGACCAAGGAGAAAAACGCTGGGCTGCCCCATGATTGAATTTGCCACACAACATTAGCTACAGTAACTGTATGGGTAGTCACCTCATCTAAAGGTAAATTagcaagttagctagctagcacacTCAGCGGCCCCTCTGCCTCACACTTTCCGCTGCTAGGAGACCACCGGGAGGAGAGCGGACAGCATCTCTGGAGATGGACCTTCACTTAGCCGCTGTAGCAACCCAAATTCAGCCAGCCCAAACCCCAGCGCCATATGGGTCACAACGGGCTGGTGGCCAGCGGCAGCGCTGCGTCTAACCAGCAAGAGAAAGTGTGCTGATCCGGCGGGGAGTCGCGGCGGTCCGGGATCAGAGCCCGGCTGAATTTGAGTTGCTACAGCGGCTAACTGACCTTGGCCGGCTACCACAACAATAGGAACCtaattctgtgggaaacactgcagttattttattagaatgagATGACATAACATGAATACAACTTACATTAACTTGTCCTTGAACATTATTTTTGCCTGAGTAAGGTCAGATAGCTTTTCATCAGCAATGCAGCAATTTAGATCAAGCTACATCACGACGTCATCAAAGTCcatcttttgttattttaacaaaagTGGATTGTCGATTTTAATGTAGGAGAGTGTTAATACAATCCTCAGTCCTTGTTCAGTGCAAAGGCTTTGCAAAGTTAGTTTCTTTTTCCTCAGACAGTTTTTATTTGCTGAGCTGCTGCAAAATGAATAGTAACAAAAAGGGGAATTCTTTACTAAAAGACTGTAACTTTGCTCCTTTATTTCCTCTCTTCATTTACAGGGTTGCAGTTTGACGtgtaaaagtttttttgtgtgtctttttaaagGCATTTAAAGCTCACCTTGTTCACATAAAACTCTGAAACATTCTCTAAGGCTGGACTGGCTATGCTGGTAGAACCACTTACAGAGAACATTTAAATATCCTGTTGGTTGGGCATTAGGCAGCTCACCGAGTGAACTGAGGTGAGCTGTGTGTTGAAGCTTATCGTGTTTGAAGAGAGGCAGGTACACTGATCTGTGTTAATAACGTGGTGGTAAGAGCCGCTCAGCCAGCCAGCGGTTATGGCCTGCCAGCATATTACCAGTGACATCACAGATCAGACTGCATTTGGCACACGCTCAGCCTACGCTCATTAGCCCAGACATCCTACAGGAGACCCTGCTGGTCATTTACACACTGTCCTTTAAAGTACGGTCAAAGAGCATCCGCGAGAACCTTACAGACAAATTAGACAAATAACTGTAATGTTAGGtaatatactgtagatcaggCTTCCATTTCAATGTTTTATAAGGCTGTAGTAACACTGAAACCAAGGGAGGCACACTAGCAAACAATCAGTTGAGAGGGAAGATAAAATATTCCATTCGATGTGTTTCAGTTTACGTCAGCCTCACAGTCCAGTGACATGATTCTCATTAAACTCCAGTTTCACTGAACGCTCAGTGATTTTTTAAccacagtgtgttcaggtggTGCCCTGTTTGTACTTTACAGTCATGGGATCTTGGGCTCATTGGTAATCTTATTTTAATCAGGAGTTGCAGAAATATTCTAATTTATTGCTGGGCTGAAAATCTCCCGGAGCTTCTTGGAGCATGAACAGAGCCTTTGcattaaatatttcaaaaaacaagtcgattttaaatatttaatgcgTAGAACGATTGATATGAACTGAAACTACTTTATGAAACATTAAAGGCCCTGTGTCCATCTGAACTATACACATTCATtgcctttcctttattgtgttatatatcttttttgtgcacgttataggtttacaaagtgaaaaagaccaatgtccaccccaaagggacttaccatctccaacagaaaacaccgttcacaaactgctccaaacagctctattgtagtccagcctttacttccgtgacggacgtgcgtcactttgtaacacacgttataatgctcgcctagctgctagtgtggcactccctcatactctgcaactgactagctagcagtacttactgcgcatgtgcgactcccaacaaagatggaatagaagtgagatgtctcactctgtagctaaaacagagagctcaacacacagggtgaaaagaggagctgcatcaatgtgcagtacaacaaatatatggtgttttctgaaaattaaaccacataaacctattctggtacaacctctaaatacaattatgaacctgaaaatgagcataatatgagcacttgaaGCCACAACACTGGAGAAATACATTCAAAGCTGTCGTGATTGTAAGTGCATTCATACATCATGGGAAGAGGGAAACTTACTTAATTggaatctgttctctctctcccaggCATTCTCCTCCCTTATCTCaccctgaccccccccccccaacgctgctctctctcactgGGGGTGAATACAGAAGGATAACATTGAATAGAATTTTAAAGGGTGGCGGGAAAAAAGAGACATTCAAGAATGTGGGAAGTGGCaagtgaaaaaaataacgcCTCTGCAGAGTAGTAGGAGCGGGTTTATCTTGTTGTCCTAACACATCTTTGCCTCTCTCGCTGAATAAACTGCAGTACTGATTCACTCTGATCAAACACTGTACTTAATACTTGTGTACAAATCCCAAACTTAATTACTATGAACCGAAATGGAAATTAACTCAATTATGAAAATATTGCcatatatttgtctttttgtatCTAATTAAATTCATCTCTGTGTCTTTTGCCAACATTTCCAAACTTTGTTTTCATACTGAGAGTAATATAGACTTTTaggaaaaaatgtaataataacaaataaaaacgtTTTATTTGCAACGTGATTTTGCTGCATACTACAAACTGTTCCTAAGAAATTAAGACAAATGTGTCATAAAACGTCTTCGTTGATGTCATCCATCCTGTGTCTGTAGAATCAAAAAAGTTGGGTGTATAATTAGTATATATAGTTACATTGAGCACCACAACCAAAATccgaaaaatattttttgttaattttacctGTATTGCTATTTACCAATCAAGATTGTTTGTTGTGATTTGCCCAGTGTTATCGGCCGTAGAGATGTCTACCTTCTCTCCATTATAATAGAAATAGATGACACTcagcttgtggtgctcaaagcggcagaaaaatacatttaaaaaaactcaaaagcAACTTCTCTTTCCAAAAATCATGACCATGTTACTTAAGATAATCCGCagacctggttgtgagcagttttatgtaggaactattttcttgCTACCTACTTACACCTGCTAACCGTATCACCATGCAGAAGGAAGCATACTTATGGACGAGAGGGTCTTGCTCGTGGGATGTAAACATTACTGGCGTCCGCCTCTGCTGAGctgtagcgttagctagctcagGTGAGCTAGCAGTGTCGGTTTGCTACAGTTACAGCTCAGCCACGGAGGACGGAACTAGTTCCCAAACATTCGCAatcaggtctgtggattatcttgagGTAACCAGGTCATGATTTGCAATGTGAAAGTATTAAACTTAATGCCTGCAGTTTGTAACGCTGCTTTCTCTCTAAACTAGTAACGtttcttttaaatccaaaattgGTGGACTGCCCCTCTAAACTTAGATAGCTATTTTCATAGAGCACAACATTGCCACATACTGTGCTGTCCAATAATGACAGAAGACACAAGATGAATGAAATATAACCGTTTTATTGTCATACTGTCACATAAGTGTCAAGTATCAAGTCAGAATGAAAACATACTGAGGTAATCCTGTATGCTATGTATCTTCAGCACTGGTAGAGGCTGTTGATCCTGAGAATGTCGATTTTGGACATGCCGTCTCTCTGCCCGATTGGAACAGAGGAGTCAGGGATGGGAGTTATAGAATCCAATCCCTGCTTTGCAAAGGCAGATCTATAGATTTGATAGTGAGAatcataagaaaaaaaaacattcataaatTTGTTTACAGAATACGTCCTGCATTGACTTATTTGATCAAGTACCATTTTTTTGTTACCTTCCATAGTGCATTATAGAAGAGTAGTCATACGGAGTGTTGAGATTATTTGTGTCCTGCTTTTGGAAGTTGTAGACAAAATCTGGTGATAAAAACAGTAATTAATAGCTAACTGACTCAGAAATATATCAAATGAACCATAAATGACACTGTGAAATTCTTACCTTCATTGATATTATCCCAGTTGATTTTGATGTACTTGTCGCGGTCGCTGCGAGTGTGTTCGTGGTAGAAACCCAGCACATGCAGCAGTTCGTGCTGGATAATGCCGAGATTTATGCAGCCGTACCTCTGCAGTGACACCACTTGTATGTCTCCAGTACGACCCAGTAAAGAGGCACAGCTAATGGCAGATGAAGTgaatgagagacagagatgatCAATATGCAACATGCAACTTGACAATTGATtaataaatgaatgtaatttaCATTATCAGCGACACCTCTGAAAGGatttacaaatgtttaaaaaagcacTTCCTGACGTAATTAAAGGCAAGAATGATGCTGCAAGATGCATGTTGCATCTTTACCTTGTGTGCATGGATGGATTATGAGACAATAGGCCCCAATGGCAGGACATGTAAAAGGCTCCCCACCCCACCTCTGTCGGAACAAAAAACCCTGACTGAAAgcaaaatgatgcaaaaatgaTTACAGTCATAAGTCAACTTTCATGTGCTTCTTTGTGGttattttgcatctctttgtagctGCATTGAATCCCTTTGTACTGACAATTATTATAGTAAACCACCCAAGAAAGTCTGAGATGAAGAGCTGTTCTGCTGTCAAACTGGTTTAAATAGCTTTACTATTGTTACAGTATTTTAATGTAAGCTTACTCTGGCCTCAGTATGCTGTGTAGCTGTGaacaaaaattaacaaaaaaactaaacttaaaaTTAACATTAAAGTTCATATTCATGCATGTTATCCatatttataatcatttatttcaccaCAATACGCCCAATACATTAGGTAAGTGTagatacgtttttttttactgttcacACTTCCCTTTACAAACTGTCTCACTACTTTGATTATACaacttctgtgtttttttacctTCACATGCAGGAGTGCTTTACTCATTGACTCACCCATATTTTGGTTGAAGGCTTATGTACGCCTTCTGACTCTGACGTGGAATGAAGCGAATGCAGGTGTTGCTTTCAAAGCCCTTCATGGCACGTTGAATCTCACTTCTATCGCTGTTGTCTACAATTGTGAATAAAAGTAGTTTATTGGTAACATCACATATTCAGTGTGTGAAAGAGATGTCATTGTGCAGAATccttaaaaagtaaaacaaataataataaaaacccaCCATAATTGTTGCTTAAAAGATAAGGGATTTCCACATTTCCGTTAGCAGACTTCGGCCACAGGCAGCTATTTGTTGCATCTAAGCACTTCATGGCATTCCTGGTTTTTGGAATCACTATGTCTCCTTCCAGCAGAAAATCTCTAGATCCTattagaagaaaagaaaatatgcatTTCAATCTAACTGGCAGAATACTGGTAAAATCAAGGCTGTCCGCCGAAAATGTGTTCCAGTATATATATGGTTTATGTTATTGAATACATAAATGATGCACTAATATTGTGAGAAACTAATGTTCCCACGCTGTCCTTGAAATATGATCGAATACTCACCATTGTTCATTTTCAGAATAGTTGTTGTCAAGTCCTCTGTGTCAGAATGATCCACTATGATCTctaaacagaagaaaaacagaagtcATTTTCACAATGGCACACAGTCCGTCGAAAATGTGTTCCAGTATATATGGTTTCTGTTATTGAATACATAAATGATGCACTAATATTGTGAGAAACTAATGTACCCACGCTGTCCTTGAAATATGATCGATTACTCACCATTGTTCATTTTCAGAATAGTTGTCAAGTCCTCTGTGTCAGAATGATCCACTATGATCTctaaacagaagaaaaacagaagtcATTTTCACAATGGCACACAGTGTTGTACCTGATACATTCGGTCTGTTAGACAAGCTGCAAAAAGAAGAACACGAACACAGAAC
The Sander vitreus isolate 19-12246 chromosome 18, sanVit1, whole genome shotgun sequence genome window above contains:
- the LOC144533223 gene encoding low choriolytic enzyme-like; translated protein: MDFRTTVSLLLLLLLGLCNAHDGIYHGADNEIIVDHSDTEDLTTILKMNNEIIVDHSDTEDLTTTILKMNNGSRDFLLEGDIVIPKTRNAMKCLDATNSCLWPKSANGNVEIPYLLSNNYDNSDRSEIQRAMKGFESNTCIRFIPRQSQKAYISLQPKYGCASLLGRTGDIQVVSLQRYGCINLGIIQHELLHVLGFYHEHTRSDRDKYIKINWDNINEDFVYNFQKQDTNNLNTPYDYSSIMHYGRSAFAKQGLDSITPIPDSSVPIGQRDGMSKIDILRINSLYQC